The genome window TCTTCGTATTTCACCGAACCGTGCAGGAAGGCGTTGGGATAGAGGTGCATGTAGATGCGATCCAAGGTATCAGGCGAGTGATTAACGTAAACGATAGATGACTTACCCGAGATCAGATGTTCCACTGGATTGAGCGAGACGTCCATGCTATAGTGAACAAACTGCTGCCAGTATTCATCTTCAGCGGAGAGGAGGAAAACAGAAATTAGAACGAAAACAGTCTGACTGAGTATTGTTTTCACTTTGACATTGTTTCTCTATAAAAAAGCCGGTATGGCTAACACCGGCTCAAATGATTCCATCTGGATTGAATCTTATAGAAGTTTTGCGATATCGTTTTCAATTACGTAGTGCGGTCTGAATCCAATATATCTCTGTTTGACATGAAAGTCTCTATCTATGATAAATGTCGTAGGAATTCCTGTCACCCCACCGTACTGATTTGCCACTTGGCTGTCGCCGTAAAGTATCGGATAGTTGATACTGAACTTATCGACAAAATCAGGCACAACATCAGCGCCGTTTGTGTCCATGGAGATTCCCAGAACAACAACATCATGCTGATACTTTTCCTGCAACCTTATTAATGAGGGAATCTCTTGCCTGCAAGGCATGCACCACGTGGCCCAAAAGTTAAGAATAATGACTTTCCCCTTGTAGTCAGACAGAGAAACGACTTCTCCATCAACCTTTTCCAGATCGAAGTCGGGGGCCTTAACCTTGCTGGAGCCGATCCTAGGGAAAGCCGCCTCGGCCAAGACCGTTTCACCCTCTCCGCCACTTCCGTTTCCTGTCGCCACAATCCCGGCCACCAGCAAAACGACAATCACGAACACAGCCACCCCTATTTTCTTTAAGTCCATATGATAGCTCTTTCAGGTTGCGATTTTACACACTTTTCTCTCTTCCATCAACCCCAATTACCATATTGAGAGCAACTATTGCTACTCCGCCTCATATTCTCGCCTTCACCCATTGCCGAAAATGATAACTCCATCTCTTGCGTTTCTCCATCTCTCTTTTCAAGAGCGGAAGTGCTTTCTGCGTGCTTTCTCGGCCATTGTTTATGAATTCACCAATCCGGGGAAATTCAGACCAGTGCGCTCCTCCCACATCAGGTTCGATGAGAACATCGGCCTTGCGGGACAGTTCATCAGAGAGTTTTACACTGGTCACCTGGCCGGCGCGGGACATGAGTTCCATCAGGTTACACTCTTTCAATATCTTCAGTTCCCGCCGCGCGA of Candidatus Neomarinimicrobiota bacterium contains these proteins:
- a CDS encoding TlpA disulfide reductase family protein, producing MDLKKIGVAVFVIVVLLVAGIVATGNGSGGEGETVLAEAAFPRIGSSKVKAPDFDLEKVDGEVVSLSDYKGKVIILNFWATWCMPCRQEIPSLIRLQEKYQHDVVVLGISMDTNGADVVPDFVDKFSINYPILYGDSQVANQYGGVTGIPTTFIIDRDFHVKQRYIGFRPHYVIENDIAKLL